The Syntrophales bacterium region GCTGTCCTTTCTTGGTGACGCGGTCCGCGTTCAGCTCGTTTACAATCCGGGCGGGTTTCTGAGCCTGGGAGCCTCTCTCACGGAGCCCTGGCGGCTGGGATTCTTCCTGATCGGGGTTGGAGGGCTGCTCCTCGCAATCCTGGTCTTTGCGCTTTCATCCAGATCCGTGCGTCTCACAGAATTGCTGGCCGTTTCGCTTTTTTTCGCCGGCGGCACCGGCAACCTCCTGGACCGCGTCCTGTACGACGGCTCCGTGGTGGACTTCGTCCGCATCAGCGCCGGCTCCCTTCACACGGGCTTCTTCAATTTCGCCGACGTTGCCATCACCACCGGGGCGCTGGTCTGGATGGCCGGGATGCTGCTGAACCGGGGCCGGGAGTGCTGAACCCGCGGCCCGGGTCGCAGGGCTGGCGGTTTCCCGGAGCTTTTGATACAAGTCCCGCGGCGGCCGGTGCATAGTCTTTGCCGCTGCCGCCGCGATTCCGAGATGACGGAGGAACCATGAGTCACGGGTACGTGCACGGCTACGATCCACTGGAAAACACCCGGCTCCAGGACCAGGCGTCCACGCTGGTCCACCTGCTCCATTCCGACACCGCCTACCCGGCGGGAAGCCGCGTACTGGAGGCCGGCTGTGGGGTCGGCGCGCAGACGGTCACCCTCGCCCGGAACAGCCCCGGCGCCCGGATCACCTCGATTGACATTTCGGAGGCGTCCGTCCGGGAGGCCGAGGAGAGGGTGACGGCGGCGGGGTTGACGAACGTGGCGTTCCGCCGGGCCGACATATTCCACCTGCCGTTTGAGGCGGAATCCTTCGACCACGTCTTTGTGTGCTTTGTCCTGGAGCATCTGCCGGGGCCCGTCGAGGCCCTGCTGGCGCTCAAAAGGCTTCTCCGGGCAGGCGGGACGATCACGGTCATCGAGGGGGACCACGGATCGACCTTTTTCCATCCCGACAGCGAGGCGGCGCACCGGGCGATCCAGTGCCAGGTGGAGCTGCAGAGAAGGGGCGGCGGGAACGCCAATGTGGGGCGGGAGCTGTTCCCGCTGCTCCGCGAGGCAGGCTTCGGCTCCGTCCGGGTGTCGCCGCGGATGGTCTACGTGGACTCCAGCCGGCCGGAGCTGGTCGATGGATTCACGAAGAAGACCTTCACGGCGATGATCGAGGGGGTCCGGGAATCCGCCCTGAAGGCCGGTCTCGCCGCCCCGGCGGATTTCGACCGGGGTGTCGCGGACCTGTACCGGGCCGCGGCATCCGACGGCGTGTTCTGCTACACCTTCTTCAAGGCCTTCGGGGAAAAGACGTGAGCGCCCGCCGGGGGCCGCCATGACGACGTGGGCCTTCCTGATCCAGGGGATCGGCCTGGGATTCGCCGCCGCCGTGCAGCCGGGGCCGTTCCAGGCGTACCTCATCTCGCGGACGCTCTCCCGTGGGTGGCGCCGCACGCTTCCGGCGGCCCTGGCGCCGCTGGTCAGCGACGGCCCCATCATCGTCCTGTGCCTCTTCGTCCTGAGCCGGGTGCCTCTCTGGTTCCAGC contains the following coding sequences:
- a CDS encoding signal peptidase II, which translates into the protein MSVWKRLMVICLVSLPCIGCDQVTKQAALWILPETGTLSFLGDAVRVQLVYNPGGFLSLGASLTEPWRLGFFLIGVGGLLLAILVFALSSRSVRLTELLAVSLFFAGGTGNLLDRVLYDGSVVDFVRISAGSLHTGFFNFADVAITTGALVWMAGMLLNRGREC
- a CDS encoding methyltransferase domain-containing protein, which codes for MSHGYVHGYDPLENTRLQDQASTLVHLLHSDTAYPAGSRVLEAGCGVGAQTVTLARNSPGARITSIDISEASVREAEERVTAAGLTNVAFRRADIFHLPFEAESFDHVFVCFVLEHLPGPVEALLALKRLLRAGGTITVIEGDHGSTFFHPDSEAAHRAIQCQVELQRRGGGNANVGRELFPLLREAGFGSVRVSPRMVYVDSSRPELVDGFTKKTFTAMIEGVRESALKAGLAAPADFDRGVADLYRAAASDGVFCYTFFKAFGEKT